The following proteins are co-located in the Echinicola sp. 20G genome:
- a CDS encoding lipoprotein signal peptidase: MKYLKYFGITLLVILIDQLVKLAVDSNMAMGSAGQIKIFGDWFKLHYTTNPGMAFGMQLGSEYGKLILTSFRLVAMVGIGYYLYYLISKKVHAGYIVCIAMILGGAIGNLVDSVFYGVWLNNAPYDASTPWFHGQVVDMFYIDIWEGFIPDWVPLWGGSYTALWPIFNVADASIFIGVAIILLFQKRFFGETTKEDKKDEEEDEIQKQFIEEK, translated from the coding sequence ATGAAATATTTAAAGTACTTTGGCATTACCTTACTGGTCATCCTTATCGATCAGCTTGTGAAATTGGCCGTGGATTCCAATATGGCCATGGGCTCTGCCGGGCAAATCAAAATCTTTGGGGACTGGTTCAAACTCCATTATACCACCAACCCCGGGATGGCTTTCGGGATGCAGTTGGGCTCTGAGTATGGAAAGCTGATCCTTACCTCTTTCAGGCTGGTGGCCATGGTAGGTATTGGCTATTACCTCTATTATTTGATCAGCAAAAAAGTCCATGCCGGGTATATTGTCTGCATTGCGATGATCCTTGGTGGTGCTATCGGAAACTTGGTGGACAGTGTGTTTTATGGGGTTTGGTTAAACAATGCGCCCTATGATGCGAGTACGCCTTGGTTTCATGGTCAGGTAGTGGACATGTTCTACATCGATATTTGGGAAGGCTTTATTCCGGATTGGGTACCTTTGTGGGGAGGAAGTTATACCGCACTTTGGCCGATCTTCAATGTCGCTGATGCTTCGATCTTTATTGGTGTGGCCATTATCCTGCTCTTCCAAAAACGGTTCTTTGGTGAAACAACCAAAGAAGACAAAAAAGATGAAGAAGAAGATGAAATACAGAAGCAATTTATAGAAGAGAAATAA
- the ileS gene encoding isoleucine--tRNA ligase, which translates to MKKYQEFKQVDYPGIGESVLSYWQENKIFEKSVENREGAETFTFFEGPPSANGTPGIHHVMARTLKDIFCRYKTLKGFQVKRKGGWDTHGLPVELQVEKELGITKEDIGKKISVEEYNKKCRETVMRFKNEWDDLTEKIGYWVDLDDPYITFDPKYIESLWSLLKRLYEKDLLYKGYTIQPYSPAAGTGLSSHELNQPGCYRDVKDTSITAQFKVKGRENEYIIAWTTTPWTLPSNSALAIGEKLDYVKVKTFNPYTYQEQTVILAKARMGVLFNKKAEGLKIEDYKPGDKLIPFEVIEEFKGKDMLGMEYEPLFPIEGIALPHPAFTVISADYVTTEDGTGIVHLAKAFGADDFRALVQAGVPGVFVKDDQGNEIPVVDKQGRFLPVVGEYLLAKMKEHQITAHKEYGVDDFYVKNYLKEDENAPEYKNTDVIISIILKNENKAFKVEKYEHSYPHCWRTDMPVLYYPLESWFIKTTACKDRLVELNKTINWKPEATGTGRFGNWLENLVDWNLSRSRFWGTPLPVWRNEDATETKCIGSIAELNEEIELSIAKGFMTESPFKGEEVDLHRPYVDDVILVDSQGNKMFREPDLIDVWFDSGAMPYAQWHYPFENEDIFKANYPADYIAEGVDQTRGWFFTLHAIAVMLFDSVAFKNVIANGLVLDKNGNKMSKRLGNAVDPFKTLKEYGPDALRWYMLSNANPWDNLKFNLEGVAEVQRRFFGTLQNTYNFFALYANLDHFTYDASKMVAVSERPELDRWIISKLQSLITEVENSMDNYDATRATRAIMNFTVDQLSNWYVRLARKRFWRGDMNEDKQAAYETLYECLTTLCQLMSSFAPFYADWMYKNLTGGAKEAGQEIAESVHLTDWQAADEALINTDLEASMQLAQDISSLVHSLRKKDKLKVRQPLQKILIPILNEKTREQIEHVEELIKSEVNIKGVEYIDDASGILVKNAKPNFPLLGKRFGPKMKLVAAAINQWGQEDISAIERNGAVEIDLDGEKATLNLEEVLITSQDIPGWSVASDNGITVALDVTLTDELKQEGIARDLVNRIQNLRKDMGLEVQDKITIKVAKLNEQVDQALVNFSDYIQAETQALSLSVNGDVSEGTVLDMDEFELKVKVEKV; encoded by the coding sequence GTGAAGAAATATCAGGAGTTCAAACAAGTAGATTATCCCGGAATAGGAGAAAGTGTACTGAGTTACTGGCAGGAAAACAAGATTTTCGAAAAGTCTGTTGAAAATCGTGAAGGTGCAGAAACCTTTACTTTCTTTGAAGGCCCGCCTTCAGCAAATGGTACACCGGGTATTCACCATGTGATGGCAAGGACCCTGAAGGATATTTTTTGCCGATACAAGACCCTCAAAGGATTTCAGGTAAAGCGTAAAGGTGGCTGGGATACCCATGGCCTGCCGGTTGAGCTTCAAGTGGAGAAGGAATTGGGCATCACTAAAGAGGATATCGGAAAGAAAATCTCTGTAGAAGAATACAATAAAAAATGCCGGGAGACGGTCATGCGCTTTAAAAATGAGTGGGATGACCTTACCGAAAAGATCGGTTATTGGGTGGACTTGGACGATCCATACATCACCTTTGATCCAAAATACATTGAGTCTTTGTGGAGCTTGCTTAAGCGGCTGTATGAAAAAGACCTGCTTTACAAGGGCTATACTATCCAGCCTTATTCTCCTGCAGCAGGGACGGGCTTGTCCTCTCATGAGCTGAACCAGCCGGGTTGCTACAGGGATGTCAAGGATACTTCCATCACGGCACAGTTTAAAGTGAAGGGTCGGGAAAATGAATACATCATTGCCTGGACCACCACTCCTTGGACTTTACCTTCCAACTCTGCCTTGGCCATTGGAGAGAAACTGGATTATGTGAAAGTAAAAACCTTCAATCCTTATACCTATCAGGAGCAGACCGTTATTTTGGCCAAAGCCAGAATGGGGGTTTTGTTTAACAAAAAGGCTGAAGGGCTGAAAATAGAAGATTATAAACCTGGCGATAAGCTGATTCCTTTTGAGGTGATAGAAGAGTTCAAAGGAAAAGACATGCTGGGCATGGAGTACGAGCCGCTTTTCCCAATTGAAGGAATAGCACTTCCTCATCCTGCATTCACGGTGATCTCAGCGGACTATGTCACTACTGAAGACGGTACAGGTATCGTTCACTTGGCCAAAGCCTTTGGTGCGGATGACTTTAGGGCCTTGGTACAGGCGGGAGTTCCCGGGGTTTTTGTAAAAGATGACCAAGGAAATGAAATCCCCGTAGTGGACAAGCAAGGAAGATTCTTACCGGTAGTGGGAGAATATTTGCTCGCCAAAATGAAGGAGCACCAAATCACTGCTCATAAGGAATATGGCGTGGATGATTTCTATGTAAAGAATTACTTGAAAGAAGATGAAAATGCACCGGAGTATAAAAATACGGACGTGATCATTTCCATCATCTTGAAAAATGAAAATAAAGCTTTCAAAGTAGAGAAGTACGAGCACAGTTATCCACATTGCTGGAGAACTGACATGCCAGTGCTTTATTATCCATTGGAAAGCTGGTTTATCAAAACCACCGCTTGTAAGGATAGGCTGGTAGAACTGAACAAAACCATCAACTGGAAGCCTGAGGCAACCGGGACAGGTCGTTTTGGCAACTGGCTGGAGAATTTGGTGGATTGGAACCTAAGCCGTTCCAGGTTCTGGGGAACGCCGCTTCCGGTTTGGAGAAATGAAGATGCTACCGAAACCAAATGTATTGGTTCCATCGCGGAACTGAATGAGGAAATTGAGCTGTCCATTGCCAAGGGATTTATGACCGAGTCTCCTTTCAAAGGAGAGGAAGTGGATCTTCACCGACCTTATGTAGATGATGTGATCTTGGTGGATTCACAGGGTAATAAAATGTTCCGTGAGCCGGACTTGATCGATGTATGGTTTGACTCAGGAGCGATGCCATACGCGCAGTGGCATTATCCGTTTGAGAATGAAGACATCTTCAAGGCCAATTATCCTGCAGATTATATTGCTGAGGGTGTTGACCAAACGCGTGGTTGGTTCTTTACCCTACATGCTATTGCTGTAATGTTATTTGACAGCGTTGCTTTCAAAAATGTGATTGCCAATGGTTTGGTGCTGGACAAAAATGGAAACAAAATGTCCAAAAGATTGGGCAATGCAGTAGATCCATTTAAAACTTTGAAAGAGTATGGGCCGGATGCATTGCGTTGGTACATGCTTTCCAATGCCAATCCATGGGACAACTTGAAATTTAACTTGGAAGGCGTTGCTGAGGTACAGCGGAGGTTCTTCGGTACCCTGCAAAATACTTATAACTTCTTTGCGTTATATGCCAACTTGGATCACTTCACCTATGATGCCAGCAAAATGGTGGCCGTCAGTGAAAGACCTGAATTGGACAGATGGATCATTTCCAAATTGCAGTCACTTATCACGGAAGTAGAAAACTCCATGGACAATTATGATGCAACCAGGGCAACCAGGGCCATCATGAACTTCACCGTGGACCAACTGTCCAACTGGTATGTGAGGTTGGCCAGAAAGCGTTTCTGGAGAGGTGACATGAACGAGGACAAGCAAGCTGCTTACGAGACATTGTACGAATGCTTGACGACCCTTTGCCAGTTGATGTCCTCATTTGCTCCTTTCTATGCCGATTGGATGTACAAGAACTTGACCGGTGGAGCAAAAGAAGCAGGGCAGGAAATTGCAGAGTCAGTTCACTTGACAGATTGGCAAGCCGCTGATGAAGCTTTGATCAATACCGACCTAGAAGCGAGCATGCAATTGGCGCAGGACATTTCATCCTTGGTGCACAGCCTGCGTAAAAAGGATAAATTGAAAGTGCGTCAGCCACTTCAAAAGATTTTGATCCCGATCTTGAATGAAAAGACCAGAGAGCAGATTGAACATGTGGAGGAGCTGATCAAGTCGGAAGTAAATATCAAGGGGGTGGAATATATCGATGATGCCTCAGGCATTTTGGTGAAGAATGCCAAACCAAACTTCCCGCTATTGGGCAAGCGTTTTGGTCCTAAAATGAAGTTGGTAGCTGCTGCAATCAATCAATGGGGGCAAGAAGACATCAGTGCCATTGAGCGAAATGGTGCTGTAGAGATCGACTTGGATGGAGAGAAAGCCACCCTTAATTTGGAGGAAGTGTTGATCACGTCCCAGGATATTCCAGGCTGGTCTGTAGCCAGTGACAATGGCATCACCGTGGCCTTGGATGTGACTTTGACAGATGAATTGAAGCAGGAAGGCATCGCCCGTGATTTGGTGAACAGGATCCAAAACCTGAGAAAGGATATGGGGCTGGAAGTGCAGGACAAGATTACCATCAAAGTGGCCAAATTGAATGAGCAAGTAGACCAAGCTTTGGTCAACTTCTCGGATTATATCCAAGCTGAAACGCAGGCCCTTTCGCTTTCCGTGAATGGAGATGTGAGCGAGGGTACGGTCTTGGACATGGATGAATTTGAATTAAAAGTAAAGGTAGAAAAAGTATAG
- the dgt gene encoding dGTP triphosphohydrolase, translating into MMNWEQLLRAGRSDLKKKTEAIPDQYRSEFERDYDRIIFSAPFRNLQDKTQVFPLPELDFVHTRLTHSLEVSSVGRSLGKSAGEFLLQKYPQLSEKGIGSSDIGAIVAAAALTHDIGNPPFGHSGEDAISDFFKFHPCGKIWKDHLQEEEWADMTSFEGNAQGFRMLLEKDNGLQLSFATLAAFTKYPRPALIAQRDKARRSQKKYGFFSDQIPHYKRLAELLGIPSSGKNTWFRHPLAFLVEAADDICYSIIDLEDGCTLGLVQLEAVVDLLARIIGERFNEEKLNSLKSKSQKLAILRAMAIGRLVDETVAAFQKHEEEMLTGDFDQALTDIIPSAPVLEEISQLSVQKIYRSQPVLEKEAAGFQVLEGLLEVFSKALFNKYFDAAQFSGKDKSILRLLPEEFQLDKEVLMPYLLLRNLIDFISGMTDKYALSLYRKVKGISLPGA; encoded by the coding sequence ATGATGAATTGGGAACAGCTGTTAAGAGCGGGTAGATCTGATCTGAAAAAGAAGACAGAGGCTATCCCTGATCAATATAGAAGTGAGTTCGAAAGAGACTATGACCGGATTATTTTTTCTGCTCCATTTAGAAACCTGCAGGATAAAACGCAGGTATTTCCATTGCCGGAATTGGATTTTGTGCACACCCGGCTTACCCATAGCTTGGAGGTTTCGAGTGTGGGAAGGTCTCTGGGAAAGTCAGCTGGCGAGTTTTTGTTACAAAAATATCCCCAATTAAGTGAAAAGGGAATAGGGTCCAGTGATATTGGTGCGATAGTGGCTGCTGCTGCCTTGACCCATGATATTGGCAACCCTCCTTTTGGTCATTCTGGAGAAGATGCCATTTCTGACTTTTTTAAATTCCATCCCTGTGGAAAAATCTGGAAAGACCATCTGCAAGAGGAGGAATGGGCGGACATGACCAGCTTTGAAGGCAATGCACAGGGGTTCCGAATGCTGCTGGAAAAAGACAATGGCTTACAGCTTTCCTTTGCCACATTGGCGGCATTTACCAAATATCCTAGGCCAGCACTGATAGCACAAAGGGATAAAGCAAGAAGGAGCCAAAAAAAGTATGGTTTCTTTTCAGATCAGATTCCCCATTACAAGCGCTTGGCTGAACTGCTGGGGATTCCGTCATCAGGAAAAAACACTTGGTTTAGGCATCCACTTGCCTTTTTGGTGGAGGCTGCTGATGACATTTGTTACAGCATTATTGACCTGGAAGATGGATGTACCTTGGGCTTGGTCCAGCTGGAGGCTGTTGTGGATTTGTTGGCCCGGATAATCGGAGAGCGGTTTAATGAGGAAAAGCTTAACTCCCTTAAATCCAAATCGCAAAAATTAGCGATTCTTCGCGCCATGGCCATTGGAAGGTTGGTGGATGAAACGGTGGCAGCTTTTCAGAAACATGAAGAGGAAATGTTGACAGGTGACTTTGATCAGGCATTGACTGATATCATTCCTTCTGCTCCAGTTTTGGAAGAAATCAGTCAACTGTCCGTGCAGAAGATATACCGATCCCAGCCAGTGTTGGAAAAAGAAGCCGCAGGTTTTCAGGTGCTGGAAGGGCTTTTAGAGGTGTTTTCTAAGGCGCTATTCAATAAGTATTTTGATGCGGCGCAATTTTCTGGTAAAGATAAAAGTATCCTAAGATTACTGCCGGAAGAGTTCCAGCTGGACAAAGAAGTCCTGATGCCTTATTTACTTTTAAGAAATTTGATAGATTTTATTTCTGGCATGACTGACAAATATGCCTTGTCACTTTATCGCAAAGTGAAGGGGATATCTCTGCCAGGTGCCTAA